One genomic window of Streptomyces spiramyceticus includes the following:
- a CDS encoding TetR family transcriptional regulator: MSQPASAPRRPSRTNSASDAPESAAGSRAAAQRLKMRRELSAAAMELFATKGYEATTVDEIAAAGGVARRTFFRHFRSKEEAIFPDHDDTLVRAEAVLNAASPHEHPLDTVCRGIKEVMKMYAASPAVSVARYKLTREVPTLREAEIASVARYERLFTRYLLGHFDEHDHHDGNDDPLLAEVAASAVVTAHNHVLRRWLRAGGQGDVEAQLDHAFSIVRDTFGTGIGAGRSSSGADRAPVATTRTDDEVLVAVARTDAPLDEVMRTIERALKQR; encoded by the coding sequence CCCGTACGAACTCCGCGTCCGACGCCCCTGAAAGCGCCGCGGGCAGCCGCGCGGCGGCGCAGCGGCTCAAGATGCGCCGTGAGCTTTCGGCCGCGGCGATGGAGCTGTTCGCGACGAAGGGGTACGAGGCGACGACGGTCGACGAGATCGCCGCGGCGGGCGGTGTCGCGCGCCGGACCTTCTTCCGGCACTTCCGCTCCAAGGAAGAGGCGATCTTCCCGGACCACGACGACACGCTCGTCCGCGCCGAGGCGGTGCTCAACGCGGCGTCCCCGCACGAGCATCCGCTCGACACGGTCTGCCGGGGCATCAAGGAAGTCATGAAGATGTACGCCGCGTCTCCCGCGGTCTCGGTGGCCCGCTACAAGCTGACCCGCGAGGTTCCCACTCTGCGCGAGGCGGAGATCGCCTCGGTGGCCCGTTACGAGCGGCTGTTCACCCGCTATCTGCTGGGCCACTTCGACGAGCACGACCACCACGACGGCAACGACGACCCGCTGCTGGCCGAGGTGGCCGCGTCCGCGGTGGTGACGGCGCACAACCATGTGCTGCGGCGCTGGCTCCGGGCCGGCGGGCAGGGCGACGTGGAGGCGCAGCTGGACCACGCGTTCTCGATCGTCCGCGACACCTTCGGCACGGGCATCGGCGCGGGCCGCTCGTCGTCGGGCGCGGACCGCGCGCCGGTGGCCACCACCCGGACGGACGACGAGGTCCTGGTGGCAGTGGCCCGCACGGACGCGCCTCTCGACGAGGTCATGCGCACGATCGAGCGGGCCCTCAAGCAGCGCTGA